The genomic region AGCTTTTTTAGCTGCTTTCTGAGTTTTAATGTGGTCACCAGCTTCAAGACCAACACCAAGTGATTTTGCTGTCGCCATGTTAATATGGGTATCGTAACTATCATTTGTGGTGCTGCCTGCACCGAAGTGAACGTTAACAACTACCATATCTTCGGATTCTACCTTAAGTTGTGTGGTAGATTTTTGTGCCTGAATGCCAGCAGTACCAAGGTCAGTGTCGGTCATGCCAAGATCTAAGCCATAGTCTGTCTTGGTAATTGTAAATTTGCCACCAGTGTTATTAGAGAAGGTGTCACGTACTTTTTTGTAATCACCGTATTCAGTTGTAATACGGAATTTTTTAACATCTTCAGGAAGGTCCACTGTGGAGCCTGTAGTGGCATCAAGTGGAACGTTTTCCCATACGTTAGTAGTCTCGTTGAAGACTTCGATAAGAAAATCTTGAACAGGAGTTTTAACTGATCCATAACTGCTGGATGCAACGGACTCCACTTGTTTGGCTTTTTGGATATCACCAGTCTTTGAATTATGGGTGAAGCCCATTTTTACAGTGCCTTCAAATGGAACTTTTTCCCAGTACGCTTCAACATCATTCTTTATTTTGGCGCCTGTTATGGAAGAGTAATCAAAGCTTTTCTGTGTGGTGACTTCGTTACTTATTTTAATAGCAGTTGTTGATGCCCCACCAGTTGTTGTTTCAATTGAAAATTTGCTTGCGGAATAAGTGAAGTCTACAGTGCCGGAGTAGTCTTCGATAGTTGTTCTGTGAGTAATTCCATCGCTGTCAGTGTAAGTTATGCGGAAGTCGTCTGCGGCTGTTGTCGTTGTTGAACCTGCCTTAGCAGCAGCGGTAATGTCTTCCCAATCGCCACCAGCAGAGGGACGTCTTTCAATAATGACATTGGTTCCATCAATCGCTGTTTTCGGAATAGTACCACTAATGGCGTTAAAGTCTGTCATCTCGCCGGTTTCAAGGTTGATTTTAGCGGCATCACCTGCATTTATTTCTACGGTGTAATTAACTTTGATTAAAGGATCGCCTTCATATGTGAGGGCTTGACCTGTTAAGTTACCGGCTGGTGCCGCAAAGCTAACAATGTGTGTTTTGTCGTCTGTGGTGCGTGCTGGTAATGTGGCTGCAACACCTGAAAGCTTTGGTGAGACTACAGCATAATCTTTGCCCCAGCTTTCAGTATTGCCATCGGAGTCAATTAATGCTGCTCCAACGCTTGCAGGGTCGGCTGCACTCTGTTCAACC from Halodesulfovibrio sp. harbors:
- a CDS encoding flagellin, with translation MTDFNAISGTIPKTAIDGTNVIIERRPSAGGDWEDITAAAKAGSTTTTAADDFRITYTDSDGITHRTTIEDYSGTVDFTYSASKFSIETTTGGASTTAIKISNEVTTQKSFDYSSITGAKIKNDVEAYWEKVPFEGTVKMGFTHNSKTGDIQKAKQVESVASSSYGSVKTPVQDFLIEVFNETTNVWENVPLDATTGSTVDLPEDVKKFRITTEYGDYKKVRDTFSNNTGGKFTITKTDYGLDLGMTDTDLGTAGIQAQKSTTQLKVESEDMVVVNVHFGAGSTTNDSYDTHINMATAKSLGVGLEAGDHIKTQKAAKKALDNLTIAIRRKDKIRAELGSTQNRLSATIENVSIQKENLQA